CTTGGTCCATATTTTTACTATAAATCCCAAATGGATATTAACAGGTGAAGGGGAAATGCTTGGGGTAGGGGAGACAAGACATGGACTCCCTCTGGCGGAAGTTGACGATAACCTCACTCCAGCCCAGCGAGAGATGCTCACGTACAAGCGGACCATGCAGGAGTTGGGCGCGGCACCCGAACGGATCATCGATGGCATCGAAGCCATCGCCATGGGCAAAACCCGCGCCCCAAAAAGTACCTACAAGACCGCCGAGTCTCCGGCCGATCCTGGATATAATAACGTCCATGAGTCCAGGACTGACTTCGGGAAAGACATCTAAAGAGCCGATGCACTGAGACAGGACGACGATGGTGTTGGTTTGAGCCAACAAAGTAATGTGCAACGGACTTTTTAAAGCAACTCGAGCTGCATGGGATATGTATGATAGATAAAATTAAGATTGTCGGCTTTAAATCTTTGTCCGATGTGTCTATTGATCTTGGAAAGGTCAATGTCTTCATCGGTGCCAATGGGAGCGGGAAAAGTAATATACTTGAGGCAATTGGTGTTATGTCAGCCGCTGCCTCAGGCAAAGTCGATGACGAATCGCTCATGCGGCGTGGTGTAAGGCCTGGACTCCCGAGGCTTTATAAATCTTCTTTTAAGAATATTAGAACGCCTCCGCATATATTTTTTTTAGCAAGATCAAAAATGGTATCATATTCTATTGCTCTTAATAACCCATTAACGGATCCTCAATTGGCCTGGAGCTACAAAACAGAGAATTTTTCTCAAAATTCTGAATCTATTATTTCACGCGGTATTAGGGACTCTAAGAAATACAACAAGTACCAAGGTCTCGCTGCATTAAAAATGGTAGAGATGGAAAGTTCAAATTATGATTTTTCCCTGTTAGAAAGTCTTAATGATTATGCCATATATTGTCCAAACACCCCCACATTACGTGGAACAAATCCTGATTTACAACAAAGAGCACCTGTTGGATTGTCAGGCGGTCGACTGGCAGAGGCCTTGAGAGAGCTGCAATCGTATGCAATGAAAAATGATGAGGTTCAAGACTACTTAGACGAAATGCTTTATACTATGGATTGGTTTAGTAACGTTGACACAATGTCGTCTGCTAGCAGTTTACTATCTCCATCAGTTCCTAGGTCGAAATATATTATCAGGTTTACAGATAGATTTATGGATGCAAATAGAAATACATTGACAGCTTATGATGCAAGTGAAGGAGCTTTATATGTTATTTTTTTGGCAGTTCTTGCACTTTCGCAAAATGCTCCATCAATATTTGCCATTGACAATCTAGATCAAGCCTTAAATCCACGTCTAATTAGGGCTGTTGTAAAAACTTTTTGTCAATTAACAATTGATTACTGGGAAGATCAACAGATTCTTTTTACGTCGCATAACCCATTGGTGTTAGATGGCCTTCCTCTGGAGTCAGACGATATCCGTCTATTTGCTGTAAATAGGAATAACTTTGGTCACACACAAGTAAAACGTATAAAGATAACAGATGAGATGTTGAAATTGTGCAATGAAAACAGCTGGCCGTTATCGCGTCTTTGGACAATGGGTCACATTGGAGGTGTGCCCAATGTCTGATAAAGCCATTGGAGTTATTGCTGAAGGAATAACAGATTTCTATATAATAGAAGCTGCATTAAATGCAATTCTAACGGAAAGTTTTACAGTTAACCTCATTCAGCCAGAAGAACCAATGGGGTGTACTGGTGGAGGCTGGCCCGGCGTATATCGATGGTGCCGTCAGGTTTCTGCTGCCGGGGGAGAAACCCTTGCCAGCTCTCCCTTACTTTCAGAGTACGATATCATCATAATCCATCTCGATGCGGATGTCTCAACATCTCAATATAGCGATGGGAATATTACCGACAATCCAAATAACGATTTACCTTGTCAAATAAACTGGCCGCCAATTTGTGATACAATCGACAGACTGGTCGCAGTAGTCGAGGGTTGGTTGTCGCCCCTGGTAATTGATCCGCATAGTGTTTTATGTATTCCAAGCTTTTGCACGGAGAGTTGGGTTGCTGTTGGAGTTTTTGGGAAAAATGACAGAAGTATCCTTAACGATATAGAATTTTATGATAAAATTTATCAATATCTACATGGGATGCCTTCACGCCAACGCCTCGTTGGTACAAAGGATGGAAAGTTTAAAAAGAATACTCAAAAATACAAAGTTAATAGGTCTACTATTACCGAGAATTGGGATTTTATCAAAGAGCATTGTCTTCAGGCGCGAGACTTTAGTAACTCTGTTGAGCTGTCTCTTCTTTGAAATATGTGTGACTGTTTTGCAATCACCAACTTGTTTGGACTGCTTAAATATGAAGGTGTGAATTTTTTCTAAGATATACATCTGAAGAATGTAGGGAAAGGCTTTCAACGTCATCGAATTCAATAGCTGTGATGGTGAGAGGATATGGCTATTACAAAAGTAGTAAAAATTCCTCTAGTGATCGATGAATCTGATGAGATCCTTCGAAAGATCAAGTATCGTGCGTTCGACAAAGTAATGAATGAAGCACGGTATCTTGGGAATCTCGCTATTCGCTATGCCATTGCCTATGGATTGGAAAATATTCCAAATCAAATTGATGCGGAGACTGGAAAGCAGATCGCACTTGATACGACAATTTATCGCCATTTAGCCGAAAAACGAAAATACCTGCCAGCTGGCAACATGGCCACCCTGGAGCGGAACTTCGCAGTCAAAACATATCGGAATACCAACAAGGATGCCTGGGCAGGACGCAAAAGCCTCCCCACGTATCGCTCGCTCTTTGTTCCCTTCCGGCATACCGGCACCAAGATTGCCGTCGTCGAGCGAAACGGTACCAAGCAATTTTGCATCGACCCCCAGGGTTTTGGGGCAAGCTGGCTGAGCGACGAGTTGATTGCCGAGGTGCATGACGGCCCCATCGCGATCGAAAAACAACGTCGCAAGCTGACCCTTGTGTCCTGTTTCTCCTGGCGTGATCAGGGTGCGGTGGAAATCGTGCAGCGTATCGTCAACGGCGAGTACAAACTGTCCGACGGCCAGATCCAAATGGGCAAGAAGGGGCTGGTGGCGCTGCTCCCCTACAGCTTCGATGCCATCCAGCCGGAACTGGATCCCGCGCGCGTTTGCGGTATCGACCTCGGCGCGGTGATCCCGGCGGTATGCGCGGTTAATTTCGGACCGCAGCGCGCCTATCTGGGCGAGGGGAAAGATGTCTGGGCCGCCCGGTCGCGGTTTCGCGCCGAGCGACGTCGCTTGCAATCCCGCGCCGGTCTTTACTCCAAGACGAAAAACTGGCGGCGTTCCGAAAAAGAAGACAACTGGATTCAAACCTACTATCACGCGCTCACACGTAAGGTTATCAAGTTTTGTGTGCAGCATGGCTGCGGCACAATCCACATGGAAGACTTGTCCAGTTTGCGCCAAAGAGATGTCGAAAGCGAATTTCGACGATTGTTGTGGGTGCCGAGCAAGTTTTTCGAGCTTCTTTCTTATAAGGCCAAGGAAATGGGGATAGGGATCGTGAAGATCAATCCTCGAAATACAAGCAAGCGATGCAGTGAATGTGGTCATATCTCCAAAGGCAATAGAAAGTCGCAAGAGAAGTTCGTTTGCGAAAAATGCGGCGAGGGAAAGCGGCCGGTGAATGCCGACTATAATGCCGCTCGTAATATTGCCCTCGCGACTGGGGATGTGCTACTGCACGGATATATCGAGTCTGAACCTGACGCCCTGGGCGAAATGGATCAGCTCTGGGAGGGTGCGCAGGAGGCATAACGCCGTTGACTGCGATCCTGCGGTGGATTTCACCACCGGGGGGCGATAAGCGGAGCCATTGGCATGGCAGACGTCCTGATCGCCCGACTCCTGCCCACGACGCGAGTGGCGACGTTCTTTGACAGGCGCGAACCCCAAGTGGACGCGTTTTTCCCGGGAGGTTCGCGCGGCGGCCAACCTGCTGCCGTTACGGGAGAAGCTCATCTTATACGGCACAATTCGTATGAGGTGATGGCCACAGG
Above is a genomic segment from Solidesulfovibrio fructosivorans JJ] containing:
- a CDS encoding helix-turn-helix domain-containing protein, with the protein product MDSVDQNFRQSLAGRLKQIAHHFGLQEQELAQRLGISKQAMSNYTQGRNEPKPSMLASLVHIFTINPKWILTGEGEMLGVGETRHGLPLAEVDDNLTPAQREMLTYKRTMQELGAAPERIIDGIEAIAMGKTRAPKSTYKTAESPADPGYNNVHESRTDFGKDI
- a CDS encoding RNA-guided endonuclease TnpB family protein; amino-acid sequence: MAITKVVKIPLVIDESDEILRKIKYRAFDKVMNEARYLGNLAIRYAIAYGLENIPNQIDAETGKQIALDTTIYRHLAEKRKYLPAGNMATLERNFAVKTYRNTNKDAWAGRKSLPTYRSLFVPFRHTGTKIAVVERNGTKQFCIDPQGFGASWLSDELIAEVHDGPIAIEKQRRKLTLVSCFSWRDQGAVEIVQRIVNGEYKLSDGQIQMGKKGLVALLPYSFDAIQPELDPARVCGIDLGAVIPAVCAVNFGPQRAYLGEGKDVWAARSRFRAERRRLQSRAGLYSKTKNWRRSEKEDNWIQTYYHALTRKVIKFCVQHGCGTIHMEDLSSLRQRDVESEFRRLLWVPSKFFELLSYKAKEMGIGIVKINPRNTSKRCSECGHISKGNRKSQEKFVCEKCGEGKRPVNADYNAARNIALATGDVLLHGYIESEPDALGEMDQLWEGAQEA
- a CDS encoding AAA family ATPase, which gives rise to MIDKIKIVGFKSLSDVSIDLGKVNVFIGANGSGKSNILEAIGVMSAAASGKVDDESLMRRGVRPGLPRLYKSSFKNIRTPPHIFFLARSKMVSYSIALNNPLTDPQLAWSYKTENFSQNSESIISRGIRDSKKYNKYQGLAALKMVEMESSNYDFSLLESLNDYAIYCPNTPTLRGTNPDLQQRAPVGLSGGRLAEALRELQSYAMKNDEVQDYLDEMLYTMDWFSNVDTMSSASSLLSPSVPRSKYIIRFTDRFMDANRNTLTAYDASEGALYVIFLAVLALSQNAPSIFAIDNLDQALNPRLIRAVVKTFCQLTIDYWEDQQILFTSHNPLVLDGLPLESDDIRLFAVNRNNFGHTQVKRIKITDEMLKLCNENSWPLSRLWTMGHIGGVPNV